The genomic stretch ATGGATGAGCCATTTGGCGCATTAGATGCCCTGACTCGCGGCTTTTTACAGGATGAGGTGGAGCGCATCTGGGAACAGCAGCGAAAGACCGTCATTTTGATTACCCACAGTATTGAGGAAGCCCTGTTGCTGTCCGACAAGATTGTGATGATGACGCGCGGACCCGCCGCCCAGATTGCCCAAATTTTGGATGTTCCCTTTCCCCGTCCCCGCCACCGTGAAACGCTAGATCAGCATCCGGCATATCACGAACTGAAAGCAGCAATGGAACTGCATCTATCGCGGGAAACCAGAGCCGTAGAAGAATCGCGAATTCGCGTTGCAAGCTAACGACTAATCTGAAGGAGAAAATCAATGTCTGATGTCGAAATTCCTTTGCTGACTCAAAAACTGCTGGCGGCAAAAGCAGCACAGGGCATTAGCTTCGCCGAACTGGAGCAGATTGTCGAACGGGACGAAGTATGGATTGCGGCGGTTTTCTATAGACAGGCAAGCGCATCGGCGGAGGAAGCCAGCAAAATTGTCGAAGCGTTGGGGCTGGGCGGCGATGTAGCAACGGAACTGATGGCGTATCCTGCTAAGGGTCTGGGTCCGATCGTACCCACTGATCCGCTGATCTACCGCTTCTATGAAATCATGCAGGTCTATGGGATGCCGATGAAGGAAATCATTCACGAGAAGTTCGGGGATGGCATTATGAGCGCGATCGATTTTACCCTGGATATTGAAAAAGAGGAAGATCCGAAGGGCGATCGGGTGAAGGTGACGATGAACGGAAAGTTTCTGCCTTACAAGAAGTGGTAAGAACGCCCATGAAAGCATCCGTCGGAACAGATATGAGAACGCAGCGAAACAAACAGCCGAACCGGGAATTCAACCCTTCAGCCAATTGGTTTCAGTTCATTGTAATGGTGCTGGCGTTAATTGGGTTGGGACAGGTTTTATCGGGTGGGATGGCAATTTTGCATCACTTGTTCTGAGGTTGCAGCCAGAATTGATCGTGGGGTCTTTGGGTGCAGGGCTATGCTGTCACAGCGGCAGAAGTTCTGCTACTAGAAATTCCTGCGATCGCTGGCTTTTGAATTCTCGGACGATCGACAGTTTTGCGGCTTATTCTACACAGGCAACTGGGTTTTCACACACTCTTTATTTGTGGTGAACTGCATGGCGTTCAGTAACCCCTGCGTTGTCTGAGCATAGCTGTAATGGCTGATGATCCGGCGACTTTCCTGCCCCCAAGTAGAAAGGCGATCGGCTGAGTCAAAGGCAGTCTGCAAGGCTTCTGCGAGTGCTCTTACGTTGCCCGCCGGAAAGACGAGTCCGTTTCGACCGGGCTGCACCAGATCTGCTGCACATCCGACATGGGAACTAACCAGCACTGCTTTGGATAAACACATGGCTTCATTGATTGCCAGTCCCCAGGTTTCTCCAGAACCGTAGCTGGGCAGGACAACAAGGTCGGCGATCGCATAGGCGCGCGGCATCCAGCTCTGATTTTGAAATGGGGCGAAGTAGACGTGGGGATGGAGAGCTGCCTTCGTCCGCAGTTCGTTTTCCAGTTCGCCATTTCCGACAAACAGCAGCGAAACCTGGGGCAGATTTGCCTGGAGAAAGGCTTGCAGCAGATCGATTGGGCGTTTCTTGGGAATCAGCTTTCCGGCAAACAGAATAACGGCATGGTTCGCGGGAATGCCTAACTCCTGCTTCCACTGCATTGCCTGTGCCTGAGCTGCCGCAGTTTGATAGATAAAGCGATCGTTCTCCACCGCATGGGGAGAGAAAAAAAGCCGCTCTGCGGCAATGCCGTGGGATTGAAAGTAGTGATAGTTGGCTTTGCCCACATAGAGACAGGCAGCGAAGCGACGAAAGATCTGCGAAATCCACTGCTGCTTTAGCCAGGGTTTGACTCCTCGATCGCCGACCAATCGATGGGAATCGCCGCGAAATACAATGGGGGTTTCGTGCCAGTGCCAGAGGAAGTGATAAAGGCTGGCATAGTTGTAGTTCATCATCAGCACTCCGTCTGGCTGGTATTGCCTCACCTGCTGGAGCAAAGTGGGATTGTGTAATCCCCAGAAGTGCTGCGTGCCGGGGCGATCGCTCAGATTGGGCACAAATTCAAAGTCGTAGCCTTCCAGCAGCGGAATATCCCATTCGATGACCTGCTGAAAGCCCGGATCAGACTGCTGACCAATCCCAAAATTCCACAGGTAAAACACGCGAAGATCCAGGGCTGCCTGATTTGCCAGATATCGAAACCAGGGCGCGTAATATTGAATC from Leptolyngbya ohadii IS1 encodes the following:
- a CDS encoding glycosyltransferase family 4 protein; this encodes MQKLAIITSHPIQYYAPWFRYLANQAALDLRVFYLWNFGIGQQSDPGFQQVIEWDIPLLEGYDFEFVPNLSDRPGTQHFWGLHNPTLLQQVRQYQPDGVLMMNYNYASLYHFLWHWHETPIVFRGDSHRLVGDRGVKPWLKQQWISQIFRRFAACLYVGKANYHYFQSHGIAAERLFFSPHAVENDRFIYQTAAAQAQAMQWKQELGIPANHAVILFAGKLIPKKRPIDLLQAFLQANLPQVSLLFVGNGELENELRTKAALHPHVYFAPFQNQSWMPRAYAIADLVVLPSYGSGETWGLAINEAMCLSKAVLVSSHVGCAADLVQPGRNGLVFPAGNVRALAEALQTAFDSADRLSTWGQESRRIISHYSYAQTTQGLLNAMQFTTNKECVKTQLPV
- the cynS gene encoding cyanase — its product is MSDVEIPLLTQKLLAAKAAQGISFAELEQIVERDEVWIAAVFYRQASASAEEASKIVEALGLGGDVATELMAYPAKGLGPIVPTDPLIYRFYEIMQVYGMPMKEIIHEKFGDGIMSAIDFTLDIEKEEDPKGDRVKVTMNGKFLPYKKW